A genomic window from Pseudogulbenkiania sp. MAI-1 includes:
- the tuf gene encoding elongation factor Tu produces the protein MAKEKFERTKPHVNVGTIGHVDHGKTTLTAAITTILSKKYGGEAKDYSQIDSAPEEKARGITINTAHVEYETATRHYAHVDCPGHADYVKNMITGAAQMDGAILVCSAADGPMPQTREHILLSRQVGVPYIIVYLNKADLVDDAELLELVEMEVRDLLSSYDFPGDDTPIIIGSARLALEGDQSEYGEPSIFRLADALDSYIPTPERAIDKPFLLPIEDVFSISGRGTVVTGRVERGIVKVGEEIEIVGLKPTAKTTCTGVEMFRKLLDQGQAGDNVGVLLRGTKREEVERGQVLAKPGSITPHTKFEASVYVLSKDEGGRHTPFFANYRPQFYFRTTDVTGAITLKEGVEMVMPGDNVEFSVELIAPIAMEEGLRFAIREGGRTVGAGVVSKIIA, from the coding sequence ATGGCAAAAGAAAAGTTTGAGCGGACTAAACCGCACGTAAACGTCGGCACCATCGGTCACGTTGACCATGGTAAAACCACGCTGACCGCCGCTATCACCACCATTCTGTCGAAGAAATACGGTGGCGAAGCCAAAGACTACTCCCAGATCGACAGCGCGCCGGAAGAAAAGGCTCGCGGTATTACCATTAATACCGCTCACGTAGAATACGAAACCGCTACCCGTCACTACGCTCACGTAGACTGCCCGGGTCACGCCGACTACGTGAAGAACATGATCACCGGCGCCGCCCAGATGGACGGCGCGATCCTGGTGTGCTCGGCCGCTGACGGTCCGATGCCGCAAACCCGCGAACACATCCTGCTGTCCCGTCAGGTTGGCGTTCCGTACATCATCGTCTACCTGAACAAGGCCGACCTGGTGGACGACGCCGAACTGCTGGAACTGGTGGAAATGGAAGTGCGCGACCTGCTGTCGTCCTACGACTTCCCGGGCGACGACACCCCGATCATCATCGGTTCTGCCCGTCTGGCGCTGGAAGGCGACCAGTCCGAATACGGCGAGCCGTCGATCTTCCGTCTGGCCGACGCGCTGGACAGCTACATCCCGACTCCGGAACGCGCCATCGACAAGCCGTTCCTGCTGCCGATCGAAGACGTGTTCTCGATCTCGGGCCGTGGCACCGTGGTGACCGGTCGCGTTGAGCGCGGCATCGTCAAGGTTGGCGAAGAAATCGAAATCGTGGGCCTGAAGCCGACCGCCAAGACTACCTGCACCGGCGTGGAAATGTTCCGCAAGCTGCTGGACCAGGGTCAGGCTGGCGACAACGTTGGCGTGCTGCTGCGCGGCACCAAGCGTGAAGAAGTGGAGCGTGGTCAGGTGCTGGCCAAGCCGGGCTCGATCACCCCGCACACCAAGTTCGAAGCTTCGGTGTACGTGCTGTCGAAAGACGAAGGTGGCCGTCACACCCCGTTCTTCGCCAACTACCGCCCGCAGTTCTACTTCCGTACCACCGACGTGACCGGTGCCATCACCCTGAAAGAGGGTGTGGAAATGGTTATGCCGGGTGACAACGTGGAGTTCTCCGTGGAACTGATCGCTCCGATCGCCATGGAAGAAGGTCTGCGCTTCGCCATCCGCGAAGGTGGCCGTACCGTCGGCGCCGGCGTTGTTTCCAAGATCATCGCCTAA
- the rpsJ gene encoding 30S ribosomal protein S10 — MQSQKIRIRLKAFDYNLIDRSAQEIVETAKRTGAVVKGPVPLPTKIERFNILRSPHVNKTSRDQLEIRTHLRLMDIVDPTDKTVDALMKLDLPAGVDVEIKLQ; from the coding sequence ATGCAAAGCCAAAAAATCCGCATTCGCCTGAAAGCTTTCGATTACAACCTGATCGACCGCTCCGCGCAGGAAATCGTTGAAACCGCCAAGCGCACCGGCGCCGTGGTCAAGGGTCCGGTTCCGCTGCCGACCAAGATCGAGCGTTTCAACATCCTGCGCTCGCCGCACGTGAACAAGACTTCCCGCGACCAGCTGGAAATCCGCACTCACCTGCGCCTGATGGACATCGTCGATCCGACCGACAAAACCGTGGACGCGCTGATGAAGCTCGATCTGCCGGCCGGTGTCGATGTGGAAATCAAGCTGCAGTAA
- the rplC gene encoding 50S ribosomal protein L3: MSLGLVGRKVGMTRIFAEDGASIPVTVLDMAANRVTQIKTAEVDGYEAVQVAYGSCKANRVNKAEAGHFAKAGVEAGRGLGEFTLSAEQLSQFKPGDSITVEIFQVGQLVDVTGTSKGKGFSGVIKRHNFSSNRASHGNSRSHNTPGSIGQAQDPGRVLPGKRMAGQYGNVQSTVQCLEIVRIDTERQLILVKGAVPGAKNGDVVVRPSVKAGA, translated from the coding sequence ATGAGTTTAGGTCTTGTCGGTCGCAAAGTCGGCATGACCCGCATTTTTGCCGAAGATGGTGCTTCCATCCCGGTAACTGTGCTGGACATGGCTGCCAATCGCGTCACGCAAATCAAAACTGCCGAAGTTGATGGCTACGAAGCTGTTCAGGTTGCCTACGGTTCCTGCAAAGCCAACCGCGTCAACAAGGCTGAAGCTGGTCATTTCGCCAAGGCGGGCGTTGAAGCCGGCCGCGGTCTGGGTGAATTCACTCTGAGCGCTGAGCAGTTGTCTCAGTTCAAGCCGGGTGACTCCATCACCGTCGAAATCTTCCAGGTAGGTCAACTCGTTGACGTTACCGGTACCTCCAAGGGTAAGGGTTTCTCCGGTGTGATCAAGCGTCACAACTTCTCTTCCAACCGTGCTTCCCACGGTAACTCCCGTTCGCACAATACTCCGGGTTCCATCGGTCAAGCCCAGGATCCGGGTCGCGTGCTGCCGGGTAAGCGCATGGCCGGTCAGTACGGTAACGTACAGAGCACCGTGCAGTGCCTGGAAATCGTCCGCATCGATACCGAACGTCAACTGATTCTGGTCAAGGGTGCAGTTCCGGGTGCCAAGAACGGTGATGTCGTCGTTCGTCCTAGTGTGAAGGCGGGTGCGTGA
- the rplD gene encoding 50S ribosomal protein L4: MELKVINVQGQAVEGLQASEVLFGREYNEALVHQVVTAFLANARSANRAQKTRAEVKHSTKKPFRQKGTGRARAGMTSSPLWRGGGRAFPNSPDENFSHKVNRKMFRAGMAAILSQLVRDERLVVVDNLAVETPKTKEFVGLVKSMGIEQGLFITNEMDENLYLSSRNLPNVLVIETQQVDPYSLLRFKKIVITRDAVKQLEEQWA, from the coding sequence ATGGAATTGAAGGTTATCAATGTACAAGGTCAGGCCGTAGAAGGCCTGCAGGCTTCCGAAGTGCTGTTCGGTCGCGAATACAATGAAGCTCTGGTCCATCAGGTGGTCACCGCGTTCCTGGCTAACGCCCGTAGCGCCAACCGTGCCCAGAAGACCCGTGCCGAAGTGAAGCACTCCACCAAGAAGCCGTTCCGCCAAAAGGGCACCGGCCGTGCCCGTGCCGGTATGACTTCCTCGCCGCTGTGGCGTGGTGGTGGTCGCGCCTTCCCGAACAGCCCGGACGAAAACTTCTCGCACAAGGTCAACCGCAAGATGTTCCGCGCCGGCATGGCTGCGATCCTGTCGCAACTGGTGCGTGACGAGCGTCTGGTCGTTGTCGACAACCTCGCGGTTGAAACGCCGAAAACGAAGGAATTCGTCGGCCTGGTCAAGTCCATGGGGATCGAACAGGGTCTGTTCATCACCAACGAAATGGACGAAAACCTCTATCTGTCGTCGCGCAACCTGCCGAATGTGCTGGTGATCGAGACTCAGCAAGTGGATCCGTACAGCCTGCTGCGTTTCAAGAAAATCGTGATCACTCGCGACGCCGTGAAGCAACTCGAGGAGCAGTGGGCATGA
- the rplW gene encoding 50S ribosomal protein L23 produces the protein MNQERLLQVILAPVVSEKSTLVSEKNQQVVFRVASDATKPEIKAAVEMLFNVKVDGVSTVNVKGKVKRFGRTFGRRKDWKKAYVSLAAGQEIDLTATAAE, from the coding sequence ATGAATCAGGAACGTTTGTTGCAAGTAATCCTTGCTCCGGTTGTTTCCGAGAAGAGCACTCTCGTCTCCGAGAAAAACCAGCAAGTCGTGTTCCGCGTCGCTAGCGATGCTACCAAGCCGGAGATCAAGGCGGCTGTCGAGATGCTGTTCAACGTGAAGGTTGACGGCGTTTCCACCGTGAACGTCAAGGGCAAGGTTAAGCGCTTTGGCCGTACTTTCGGCCGTCGCAAGGACTGGAAAAAGGCTTACGTCAGCCTGGCGGCTGGTCAGGAAATCGACCTGACCGCGACTGCAGCTGAGTGA
- the rplB gene encoding 50S ribosomal protein L2 translates to MPIVKVKPTSAGRRAVVKVVHPDLHKGAPHAALVEKKNSTSGRNNNGHITVRHRGGGHKQHYRIVDFRRNKDGIPAKVERIEYDPNRTAHIALLCYADGERRYIIAPRGVKAGAVLLSGAEAPIKAGNCLPIRNIPVGTTIHCVELQPGKGAQMVRSAGASAMLLAREGVYAQLRLRSGEIRKVHVDCRATVGEVGNEEHSLRKLGKAGATRWRGIRPTVRGTAMNPIDHPHGGGEGRTGEGRVPVSPWGTPTKGFRTRRNKRTDNMIVRRRYSTKG, encoded by the coding sequence ATGCCTATCGTTAAAGTAAAACCGACTTCCGCGGGTCGCCGTGCCGTAGTCAAGGTGGTTCACCCTGACCTGCACAAAGGTGCTCCGCACGCCGCTCTGGTCGAGAAGAAGAACTCGACCTCCGGCCGCAACAACAACGGCCACATCACCGTGCGTCATCGCGGCGGTGGCCACAAGCAGCACTACCGTATCGTCGACTTCCGTCGCAACAAGGACGGCATTCCGGCCAAGGTCGAGCGTATCGAATACGACCCGAACCGTACCGCTCACATCGCCCTGTTGTGCTACGCCGACGGCGAGCGCCGCTACATCATCGCCCCGCGCGGTGTGAAGGCCGGTGCCGTTCTGCTGTCCGGTGCCGAAGCCCCGATCAAGGCCGGTAACTGCCTGCCGATTCGCAACATTCCGGTTGGTACCACCATCCACTGCGTAGAACTGCAGCCGGGTAAGGGTGCCCAGATGGTGCGTTCCGCTGGCGCTTCCGCCATGCTGCTGGCGCGCGAGGGCGTTTACGCCCAGCTGCGTCTGCGCTCCGGCGAAATCCGCAAGGTGCATGTCGATTGCCGTGCCACCGTGGGTGAAGTGGGTAACGAAGAGCACAGCCTGCGCAAGCTCGGCAAGGCCGGTGCGACCCGTTGGCGTGGTATTCGTCCGACCGTTCGTGGTACTGCCATGAACCCGATCGATCACCCGCATGGTGGTGGTGAAGGTCGTACGGGTGAAGGCCGTGTGCCGGTTAGCCCGTGGGGCACGCCGACCAAGGGCTTCCGTACCCGTCGCAACAAGCGTACCGACAACATGATCGTACGCCGTCGCTATTCCACTAAAGGGTAA
- the rpsS gene encoding 30S ribosomal protein S19 encodes MARSQKKGPFVDLHLLKKVDAARATNDKRPIKTWSRRSTVLPDFIGLTIAVHNGRTHVPVYVSENMVGHKLGEFSLTRTFKGHAADKKAKKR; translated from the coding sequence ATGGCACGTTCGCAGAAAAAAGGCCCGTTTGTTGATCTGCACCTTCTGAAGAAGGTGGACGCGGCGCGTGCGACCAATGACAAGCGTCCGATCAAGACCTGGTCGCGTCGTTCGACCGTCCTGCCGGACTTCATTGGCCTGACTATCGCTGTACACAACGGTCGCACCCATGTGCCGGTTTATGTTTCCGAAAACATGGTCGGTCATAAACTGGGCGAATTCTCCCTGACTCGTACCTTCAAGGGCCACGCTGCCGACAAGAAGGCGAAGAAGAGGTAA
- the rplV gene encoding 50S ribosomal protein L22, which translates to MRVSAHLNTVRLSAQKCRLVADLIRGKSVDQALNILAFSPKKGAVIVKKVLESAIANAEHNEGADIDTLKVAAIFVDKGPSLKRFTARAKGRGNRIEKQTCHITLTVGN; encoded by the coding sequence ATGAGAGTATCTGCACATTTGAACACCGTCCGCCTGTCGGCACAGAAGTGCCGCCTGGTGGCCGATCTGATCCGCGGCAAGTCCGTCGATCAGGCCCTGAACATCCTGGCGTTCAGCCCGAAAAAAGGCGCCGTGATTGTCAAGAAAGTGCTGGAGTCGGCTATCGCCAACGCCGAGCACAACGAGGGTGCCGACATCGACACCCTGAAGGTGGCTGCCATCTTCGTTGACAAAGGTCCGAGTCTGAAGCGTTTCACTGCCCGTGCGAAGGGTCGTGGCAACCGTATCGAAAAGCAGACTTGCCATATCACGTTGACCGTGGGCAACTAA
- the rpsC gene encoding 30S ribosomal protein S3, whose product MGQKIHPTGFRLAVNKNWSSKWFANSHDFAGMLKQDIDVREFLKKRLANASVGRVTIERPAKSARITIHSARPGVVIGKKGEDIEVLKKELQKRLGVPVHVNIEEVRKPEIDAQIIADGIASQLEKRVMFRRAMKRAMQNAMRMGAQGIKIMSSGRLNGIEIARTEWYREGRVPLHTLRADVDYATSEANTTYGVIGIKVWVYKGELKPGQVQAAPVATEKKTRKGPRNAAAN is encoded by the coding sequence ATGGGTCAGAAGATTCATCCGACGGGTTTCCGTCTTGCCGTTAACAAGAACTGGTCTTCCAAGTGGTTCGCGAACTCGCATGACTTCGCCGGTATGCTCAAGCAGGATATCGACGTTCGCGAATTCCTGAAGAAGCGTCTTGCTAACGCATCCGTGGGTCGTGTCACCATCGAGCGCCCGGCCAAGTCCGCCCGCATCACCATTCACAGCGCCCGTCCTGGCGTCGTGATCGGCAAGAAGGGCGAGGACATCGAAGTTCTGAAGAAAGAACTGCAGAAGCGCCTGGGCGTGCCGGTTCATGTGAACATCGAAGAAGTTCGCAAGCCGGAAATCGACGCTCAGATCATCGCCGACGGTATTGCATCGCAGCTGGAAAAGCGCGTGATGTTCCGCCGTGCCATGAAGCGCGCCATGCAGAACGCCATGCGCATGGGCGCCCAGGGCATCAAAATCATGAGCTCGGGCCGTCTGAACGGCATCGAAATCGCCCGTACCGAATGGTATCGCGAAGGCCGCGTGCCGCTGCATACCCTGCGTGCCGACGTCGACTACGCGACTTCCGAAGCCAACACCACCTACGGTGTGATCGGTATCAAGGTATGGGTATACAAAGGTGAGCTGAAGCCGGGTCAGGTTCAGGCCGCTCCGGTTGCCACCGAGAAGAAAACGAGAAAGGGTCCGCGCAATGCTGCAGCCAACTAG